The Streptomyces sp. NL15-2K genome contains a region encoding:
- a CDS encoding DNA-directed RNA polymerase subunit alpha encodes MLIAQRPSLTEEVVDEFRSRFVIEPLEPGFGYTLGNSLRRTLLSSIPGAAVTSIRVDGVLHEFTTVPGVKEDVTDLILNIKQLVVSSEHDEPVVMYLRKQGPGLVTAADIAPPAGVEVHNPDRVLATLNGKGQLEMELTVERGRGYVSAVQNKQVGQEIGRIPVDSIYSPVLKVTYKVEATRVEQRTDFDKLIVDVETKQAMRPRDAMASAGKTLVELFGLARELNIDAEGIDMGPSPTDAALAADLALPIEELELTVRSYNCLKREGVHSVGELLARSEADLMDIRNFGAKSIDEVKAKLAGLGLGLKDSPPGFDPTHAADAFGANNDTDAGFVETEQY; translated from the coding sequence GTGCTGATTGCTCAGCGTCCGTCCCTGACCGAAGAGGTCGTCGACGAGTTCCGCTCCCGGTTCGTGATCGAGCCGCTGGAGCCGGGCTTCGGTTACACCCTCGGCAACTCCCTTCGCCGCACCCTCCTGTCGTCGATCCCCGGTGCGGCTGTCACATCCATCCGCGTCGACGGCGTGCTGCACGAGTTCACCACCGTGCCGGGCGTCAAGGAGGACGTCACCGACCTGATCCTGAACATCAAGCAGCTCGTCGTGTCGTCCGAGCACGACGAGCCCGTCGTGATGTACCTGCGCAAGCAGGGCCCGGGTCTCGTCACCGCCGCCGACATCGCACCCCCGGCCGGTGTCGAAGTGCACAACCCCGACCGCGTCCTCGCCACGCTCAACGGCAAGGGCCAGCTCGAGATGGAGCTGACGGTCGAGCGTGGCCGCGGTTACGTCTCCGCCGTGCAGAACAAGCAGGTCGGCCAGGAGATCGGCCGTATCCCGGTCGACTCGATCTACTCGCCCGTTCTGAAGGTCACGTACAAGGTCGAGGCGACCCGTGTCGAGCAGCGCACCGACTTCGACAAGCTGATCGTCGACGTCGAGACCAAGCAGGCGATGCGTCCGCGTGACGCGATGGCCTCCGCCGGTAAGACCCTGGTCGAGCTGTTCGGGCTGGCCCGTGAGCTCAACATCGACGCCGAGGGCATCGACATGGGCCCGTCCCCCACGGACGCCGCCCTCGCCGCCGATCTCGCCCTGCCGATCGAGGAGCTGGAGCTCACCGTTCGGTCGTACAACTGCCTCAAGCGCGAGGGCGTCCACTCCGTGGGCGAGCTCCTGGCGCGCTCCGAGGCCGACCTTATGGACATCCGTAACTTCGGTGCGAAGTCCATCGACGAGGTCAAGGCGAAGCTGGCCGGCCTGGGCTTGGGCCTCAAGGACAGCCCGCCCGGATTCGACCCCACCCACGCTGCCGACGCCTTCGGCGCGAACAATGACACGGACGCCGGTTTCGTGGAGACCGAGCAGTACTGA
- a CDS encoding PIN domain-containing protein, with the protein MTRSPAVPGGTLVLDSEGLAKAVLRDRTVTGWLALARADDLRVITSAATLVEVVHPRINRPALEWTLSRLVVEPVTEPIARHAATLLADAGLHGHKYAIDAMLGATALAATGPVTILTSGPEDLIALCGARVTVIKI; encoded by the coding sequence GTGACCCGCTCCCCAGCCGTCCCCGGCGGCACGCTCGTCCTCGACAGCGAAGGACTGGCCAAGGCCGTGCTGCGCGACCGCACCGTCACCGGCTGGCTCGCCCTGGCCCGCGCCGACGACCTTCGGGTGATCACGTCCGCGGCCACACTCGTCGAGGTGGTCCACCCCCGCATCAACCGTCCAGCCTTGGAGTGGACCCTCTCCCGCCTCGTCGTCGAGCCGGTCACCGAGCCCATCGCCCGCCACGCCGCCACCCTGCTCGCCGACGCCGGCCTGCACGGCCACAAGTACGCCATCGACGCCATGCTCGGCGCCACCGCCCTCGCCGCGACCGGACCCGTCACAATCCTCACCTCCGGCCCCGAGGACCTCATCGCGCTGTGCGGCGCACGCGTTACCGTCATCAAGATCTGA
- a CDS encoding CopG family transcriptional regulator, protein MSDPTGKYSITMPRDIAEAAKARSGPSGLSAYVAAAVARQIERDNLNELIAVAEAEHGPVTDEEIQALRDQLHQARPRQTQSGADAA, encoded by the coding sequence ATGAGTGACCCTACCGGCAAGTACTCGATCACCATGCCCCGCGACATCGCCGAAGCCGCCAAGGCCCGCAGCGGCCCCTCCGGGCTGTCCGCCTACGTCGCCGCCGCCGTCGCCCGCCAGATCGAACGCGACAACCTCAACGAACTCATCGCCGTCGCCGAAGCCGAACACGGGCCCGTCACCGACGAGGAGATCCAGGCCCTGCGCGACCAGCTCCACCAGGCCCGCCCCCGGCAGACGCAGAGCGGGGCGGACGCCGCGTGA
- the lspA gene encoding signal peptidase II translates to MTGLRRPKFIQEASLPPDAMPRRLGIMTAVVLTLLTADLATKQIALTHFSVTDPTQTLGGLLKFTLVFNSGGGFSFGQGETWFFTTVKIGVLIAMLVVSPRIRTPVWAVSFGLIMAGAAGSLIDRIFRAPSPWQGHVVDWIQLPHWPVFNLADCSVVCGSALVAWASFRGIHLDGTLESAVRAESAEKGAASVEN, encoded by the coding sequence ATGACTGGCTTACGGCGCCCAAAGTTTATCCAAGAAGCTTCCTTGCCCCCCGACGCCATGCCTCGACGGCTTGGAATTATGACGGCAGTGGTGCTCACGCTGCTGACGGCGGATCTAGCCACAAAGCAGATAGCGTTGACGCATTTCTCGGTCACTGATCCGACGCAGACACTCGGCGGGCTTCTGAAATTCACGCTGGTCTTTAATTCCGGCGGAGGGTTCTCCTTCGGTCAGGGTGAAACGTGGTTCTTTACCACGGTGAAAATTGGGGTGCTCATCGCCATGCTGGTGGTGTCGCCCCGGATCCGCACCCCCGTCTGGGCAGTCTCCTTCGGGCTGATCATGGCCGGTGCCGCGGGGAGTCTGATCGACCGGATATTCCGCGCGCCCTCTCCATGGCAGGGGCATGTCGTGGACTGGATCCAGCTGCCGCACTGGCCAGTCTTCAACCTCGCCGACTGCTCCGTGGTGTGCGGCAGCGCACTCGTGGCGTGGGCCTCGTTCCGGGGAATCCACCTGGACGGCACCCTGGAATCCGCCGTACGAGCCGAGTCAGCCGAAAAAGGAGCAGCCAGTGTTGAAAACTGA
- a CDS encoding sensor histidine kinase, with protein MGDVRRRRLIMLDVLAALGFVLLPQVSLLRPAMSAEVSGGTVWLLSLSTALPLIARRLWPVPVFVFVLTAACVASAVGVGPPPFFAAAYALYTVATTRRRQPRLSAVLIAGQCAVGAALLTVTGGQSYQGGTQAVQVVFGLLVLGATWAAGSAVRERRESIRRAIEQAAEQAKVEERLRIARDIHDVVTHSVGLIAVRAGIANHVVASHPKEAREALTMIEDVARGALRDMRATLKVLRRDQEGAQDLRPVLGLSDLPSLVQSAEAAGVRVDLRSRGTEEPPDGVALSAFRIVQEALTNVIKHAAPTRCRVHLTAERGTLTIDVADEGPGPGKRPSVPGGQMGLVGMKERVAAHGGTLSAGPRPGGGFRVLATPPY; from the coding sequence ATGGGTGATGTCCGTCGTCGGCGCTTGATCATGCTCGATGTGCTGGCCGCACTCGGATTCGTACTGCTCCCGCAGGTGTCGCTGCTGCGGCCGGCCATGAGCGCCGAGGTGAGCGGCGGCACCGTATGGCTGCTGTCGCTGAGCACCGCGCTGCCTCTGATCGCCCGGCGGCTGTGGCCCGTGCCGGTCTTCGTGTTCGTCCTGACCGCCGCTTGCGTGGCGTCGGCCGTCGGTGTCGGACCGCCCCCGTTTTTCGCCGCCGCCTACGCCCTGTACACGGTGGCCACGACGAGGCGGCGGCAACCAAGGCTGTCCGCAGTTCTCATCGCCGGGCAGTGCGCGGTGGGCGCGGCCCTGCTCACGGTGACGGGAGGGCAGAGCTACCAGGGTGGGACCCAGGCAGTGCAGGTCGTGTTCGGACTGCTCGTCCTCGGCGCCACTTGGGCGGCGGGATCGGCGGTCAGAGAGCGGCGGGAGAGCATACGGCGTGCCATCGAGCAGGCGGCCGAGCAGGCGAAGGTCGAGGAACGCCTGCGCATCGCCCGCGACATCCACGACGTCGTCACGCACAGCGTGGGCCTGATCGCAGTCCGGGCCGGGATCGCCAACCATGTGGTCGCCAGCCACCCGAAGGAGGCGCGGGAAGCCCTGACGATGATCGAGGACGTGGCCCGCGGTGCGCTGCGCGACATGCGGGCCACCCTCAAGGTACTGCGCCGGGACCAGGAGGGCGCTCAGGACCTTAGGCCGGTTCTCGGGCTGTCGGACCTTCCCTCCCTGGTCCAGTCGGCGGAGGCGGCGGGCGTGCGGGTGGACCTGCGGTCTCGCGGCACGGAGGAACCTCCGGACGGTGTCGCGCTGTCCGCGTTCCGGATCGTCCAGGAGGCGCTGACCAACGTCATCAAACACGCCGCGCCGACCCGCTGCCGGGTGCACCTCACCGCGGAGCGGGGCACGTTGACGATCGACGTGGCCGACGAGGGCCCCGGGCCCGGGAAACGGCCGAGCGTGCCCGGCGGCCAGATGGGCCTCGTCGGGATGAAAGAGCGGGTCGCCGCGCACGGCGGCACCCTCAGCGCCGGACCGAGGCCGGGCGGCGGTTTCCGGGTCCTGGCGACGCCGCCGTACTGA
- a CDS encoding ATP-binding cassette domain-containing protein, with translation MIDVQNLTKRYEQKTVVDLTFTVRSGAVTGFLGPNGAGKSTTMRMMLGLTRPDTGSVRIDGRAYHELRYPVRHVGALLETSAPHRSLTAADHLLWLAQSNRIARQRVGEVLEMVGLTDAARRRIGTFSLGMGQRLGLAAALLGDPPVLVLDEPVNGLDAEGIRWLRELLRAMAAEGRTVLVSSHLMTEMSMVADHLIVISRGQLLAETSMSDFIQRHGRTYVRVRTPEPLRLNRELERKGASLRLASDGSLEVGGMSAAEINRLAAANGLSLEELSTHTGSLEDTFLELIGKGGRNTHV, from the coding sequence GTGATTGACGTCCAGAACTTGACCAAGCGGTACGAGCAGAAGACCGTCGTGGACCTCACCTTCACGGTGCGGTCCGGGGCCGTCACGGGATTCCTCGGCCCCAACGGAGCCGGGAAGTCCACGACGATGCGGATGATGCTCGGCCTCACCCGCCCGGACACCGGATCCGTACGTATCGACGGGCGTGCCTATCACGAACTGCGGTACCCGGTCCGGCATGTTGGTGCCCTGCTGGAGACATCGGCCCCGCATCGCAGCCTGACCGCCGCCGACCACCTGTTGTGGCTCGCGCAGAGCAACCGGATCGCCCGGCAACGGGTCGGAGAGGTCCTGGAGATGGTCGGCCTGACGGACGCGGCCCGGCGGCGGATCGGCACGTTCTCCCTGGGGATGGGCCAGCGACTCGGCTTGGCCGCGGCGCTGCTCGGCGACCCGCCCGTCCTGGTGCTCGACGAGCCGGTCAACGGCCTTGACGCAGAGGGAATCCGGTGGCTGCGCGAACTGCTGCGCGCGATGGCCGCCGAAGGCCGGACCGTCCTCGTCTCCAGCCACCTGATGACCGAGATGTCCATGGTCGCGGACCATCTGATCGTCATCAGCCGCGGGCAGCTCCTCGCGGAGACCAGCATGTCGGACTTCATCCAACGCCACGGACGTACGTACGTACGCGTGCGGACACCGGAACCGCTGCGGCTCAACAGGGAACTGGAACGGAAGGGAGCCTCGCTGAGGCTCGCATCGGACGGCAGCCTGGAAGTCGGCGGCATGTCGGCGGCCGAGATCAACCGGTTGGCCGCGGCCAACGGGCTCTCGCTCGAAGAGCTGAGCACCCACACGGGATCCCTTGAGGACACCTTTCTCGAGCTCATCGGCAAGGGAGGAAGGAACACCCATGTCTGA
- a CDS encoding ABC transporter permease, giving the protein MSETVAAIRAEFTKLRGVRGTFIALLLFVPVSVLIAALGGWSTKGAIESDSPGLRSDFTPEQAGLDGILYGQLALIVFGVLIVSSEYASGMMRVSLLAVPRRGRLYAAKMAVTAVAAAAIAIPVTVVSYLVTQLALGSYGAAIDASGVPGALAGAVVYLMLMSLFAAGVAAMARSAILPLATLLPMVLAGTQILSVIGATREVARYFPDQAGMRMLDVDSNDAHTGFAVLLVWTVAALAAGYFRHSRWDA; this is encoded by the coding sequence ATGTCTGAGACAGTCGCGGCCATCCGGGCTGAGTTCACCAAGCTGCGAGGCGTCCGCGGCACGTTCATCGCGCTGTTGCTGTTCGTTCCCGTCAGCGTCCTCATCGCCGCCCTGGGCGGCTGGTCCACGAAGGGCGCGATCGAATCCGACAGCCCTGGGCTTCGCTCCGACTTCACCCCGGAGCAGGCTGGCCTGGACGGCATCCTCTACGGCCAACTCGCCCTGATCGTGTTCGGAGTGCTCATCGTCTCCAGCGAGTACGCGTCGGGCATGATGCGGGTCTCGCTGCTCGCCGTGCCCCGGCGAGGCCGGCTCTACGCGGCGAAGATGGCCGTCACCGCTGTCGCCGCCGCGGCCATCGCGATCCCCGTCACCGTCGTCAGCTACCTGGTTACCCAGCTCGCCCTGGGATCCTACGGCGCCGCGATCGACGCGAGCGGCGTCCCCGGCGCCCTGGCCGGCGCGGTGGTCTACCTGATGCTGATGAGCCTGTTCGCGGCGGGTGTGGCCGCGATGGCCCGCAGCGCCATCCTGCCGCTGGCCACTCTGCTCCCGATGGTGCTCGCCGGAACCCAGATCCTTTCCGTCATCGGAGCGACGAGGGAGGTGGCGCGGTACTTTCCCGACCAGGCCGGCATGCGGATGCTCGACGTCGACTCGAACGACGCGCACACCGGATTCGCGGTGCTGCTCGTGTGGACCGTGGCGGCGCTGGCCGCGGGCTACTTCCGGCACAGTCGCTGGGACGCGTGA
- a CDS encoding aborycin family tricyclic lasso peptide, translating into MSAIYEPPALQEVGDFDELAKCLGVGSCEDFAGCGYAVVCFW; encoded by the coding sequence ATGTCCGCGATCTACGAGCCCCCCGCCCTTCAGGAAGTTGGCGACTTCGACGAGCTCGCCAAGTGCCTCGGCGTCGGAAGCTGCGAGGACTTCGCTGGCTGCGGTTACGCCGTCGTCTGCTTCTGGTGA
- a CDS encoding CapA family protein, with protein MPSPDRLTLFATRFQAADTPGFTTTCDPKDLDEISQWVVEARRRADLVMVSVHSHELGPTPETPGEFLREFAHRMIDEGADIVVGHGPHLLRGVELYRQKPIFYSLRNIVSQIERADRVPAEDYARVAAGEQLTPGRYFAELVAHGRRLFAPHRQYWQSLVPVLTFDDGALVGARLHPIELGFGQPVHRRDRPRLAGPVDAKDILTDFARLAEPYGATVTVGDRGAGELVIDGS; from the coding sequence ATGCCCTCGCCCGACCGGCTCACCCTGTTCGCCACGCGCTTCCAGGCCGCGGACACACCAGGCTTCACCACCACCTGCGACCCGAAGGACCTCGACGAGATCTCCCAGTGGGTGGTCGAGGCCCGGCGCCGTGCGGACCTCGTCATGGTCAGCGTGCACTCCCACGAGCTCGGCCCGACGCCGGAGACACCCGGCGAATTCCTGCGCGAGTTCGCCCACCGGATGATCGACGAGGGCGCCGACATCGTGGTTGGACACGGCCCGCACCTCCTCCGCGGCGTGGAGCTCTACCGGCAGAAACCGATCTTCTACAGCCTGAGAAACATCGTCAGCCAGATCGAACGCGCCGACCGGGTCCCCGCCGAGGACTACGCGAGGGTCGCCGCGGGCGAACAGCTCACACCAGGACGGTACTTCGCCGAACTCGTCGCTCACGGCCGTCGGCTGTTCGCCCCGCACCGCCAGTACTGGCAGTCGCTCGTGCCGGTGCTCACGTTCGACGACGGCGCGCTCGTTGGCGCCCGCCTCCACCCGATCGAACTGGGTTTCGGCCAGCCGGTTCACCGCCGGGACCGCCCGCGTTTGGCAGGCCCGGTCGACGCCAAGGACATCCTCACCGACTTCGCCCGGCTTGCGGAGCCGTACGGCGCCACCGTCACGGTCGGGGACAGGGGGGCGGGTGAGTTGGTGATCGACGGGTCGTGA
- a CDS encoding response regulator transcription factor translates to MTEAVRVLIADDQALLRGGFRVLIDSTPGMEVIGEVGNGARAVELARELKPDVVLMDLRMPVMDGIAATREICSDETMAGVRVLALTMFDMDDYVYPALQAGASGFMLKDASPSDLLAGIRVIATGEGVLAPTVTRRLIANFSRSDETARSAPRLVGLTKREQEVLVLIANGLSNAEISQQLVVSLPTVKTHVSSLLSKLHARDRAQLVIIAYESGLAERGMPT, encoded by the coding sequence ATGACTGAGGCGGTCCGGGTGCTGATCGCGGACGATCAGGCGCTGTTGCGCGGGGGCTTCCGTGTCCTCATTGATTCGACACCCGGAATGGAGGTGATAGGCGAGGTGGGGAACGGCGCCAGGGCAGTGGAACTCGCCCGGGAACTCAAACCGGACGTCGTCCTGATGGATCTGCGCATGCCCGTCATGGACGGCATCGCGGCCACGCGGGAGATCTGCTCCGACGAGACGATGGCCGGTGTACGGGTACTGGCCCTCACGATGTTCGACATGGACGACTACGTCTACCCGGCCCTTCAGGCGGGCGCGAGCGGATTCATGCTGAAGGACGCCTCGCCGTCCGACCTGCTCGCCGGCATTCGCGTCATCGCCACCGGCGAGGGTGTACTGGCACCCACGGTCACGCGCCGCCTCATTGCGAACTTCTCCCGTAGCGACGAAACGGCTCGGTCGGCCCCGCGGCTCGTCGGGCTCACCAAGCGGGAACAGGAGGTGCTCGTGCTGATCGCGAACGGATTGTCGAACGCCGAGATCTCCCAGCAACTGGTGGTCAGCCTGCCAACCGTGAAGACCCATGTGAGCAGCCTCCTTTCCAAGCTGCATGCCCGCGACCGCGCCCAACTGGTCATCATCGCCTATGAAAGCGGCCTTGCCGAGCGCGGGATGCCGACCTGA
- a CDS encoding DMT family transporter → MAGETRPPAGTDGRALVAASVTVVLWASSFISIRSSAEHFEPGPLAFGRLAVASVVLLAILLVRREGFPPRETWLGIATSGILWFGAYMVALNWGEREVDAGTAAMIVNIGPILMALLGGWLLKEGFPPRLMAGVAVSFVGAVIVGLATSSGEEASVVGVLMCLLAAVVYAVGVVLQKPTLKHATPLQVTTFGALVGALACLPFAGRFATEVSRAPASATLQVVYLGVFPTALAFSTWAYAISRTTAGKMGATTYAVPVLVIVMSWLFLGEVPGWLSLLGGLLCLSGVAVSRMRGKPEERTPQEVGESRAAAQSEPQRAL, encoded by the coding sequence GTGGCCGGTGAGACGCGGCCCCCGGCCGGGACGGATGGCCGCGCACTCGTCGCCGCCTCGGTCACCGTGGTGCTGTGGGCATCGTCATTCATCTCCATTCGCAGCTCCGCCGAGCATTTCGAACCGGGCCCACTCGCCTTCGGGAGGCTGGCGGTGGCCTCGGTCGTGCTGCTCGCCATTCTGCTCGTCCGGCGCGAGGGATTCCCGCCCCGCGAAACGTGGCTCGGCATCGCCACCTCGGGGATCCTGTGGTTCGGCGCGTACATGGTCGCCTTGAACTGGGGCGAGCGAGAGGTGGACGCCGGCACGGCCGCGATGATCGTCAACATCGGGCCGATCCTGATGGCGCTGCTGGGCGGATGGCTGCTGAAGGAGGGCTTTCCACCCCGGCTGATGGCGGGCGTGGCGGTCTCGTTCGTCGGGGCCGTGATCGTCGGACTGGCCACCTCCAGCGGAGAAGAGGCATCCGTCGTCGGTGTGCTGATGTGTCTGCTCGCGGCGGTGGTGTACGCAGTGGGTGTCGTACTGCAGAAGCCGACATTGAAGCACGCCACCCCGCTCCAGGTGACGACGTTCGGCGCGCTCGTCGGGGCGCTGGCATGCCTGCCATTCGCAGGTCGGTTCGCGACGGAGGTGAGCCGGGCCCCCGCGTCCGCGACGCTGCAGGTGGTGTACCTGGGCGTCTTCCCCACGGCGCTGGCGTTCAGCACATGGGCGTATGCGATATCGCGAACCACTGCCGGGAAGATGGGTGCCACGACGTACGCCGTGCCGGTGCTCGTCATCGTCATGTCGTGGCTGTTCCTCGGCGAGGTGCCCGGCTGGCTGTCCCTCCTCGGCGGGCTCCTCTGTCTGTCCGGGGTCGCGGTGTCACGCATGCGGGGCAAGCCTGAGGAACGGACCCCGCAGGAAGTGGGCGAGAGTCGAGCGGCTGCGCAGTCCGAGCCCCAGAGGGCCTTGTGA
- a CDS encoding XRE family transcriptional regulator, which translates to MEVSERWYRNLESDMGAPLTPETLQRLSDALALGLDERLALYRHVHVNADPVAPGPEGQEQALATLTHLLATHEQYPAYVVDHAWNMLDYTGPMATWFPWVREPEANLLRWALTTPTAREQITEWPRHAALYLAQLRFSLATSRNNRQLGEILDEVLQDRECRRLWEQDAKVIAYRQRNSFRLRIPHVASGDIVVTSQVLLPAYRQDLRYVLLLPESDSATPRSQERQ; encoded by the coding sequence ATGGAGGTGAGCGAACGCTGGTACCGCAATCTGGAGAGCGACATGGGGGCACCGCTCACTCCCGAGACGTTGCAGCGCCTCTCCGACGCACTGGCACTCGGTCTGGACGAACGCTTGGCCCTGTACCGGCATGTGCACGTGAATGCCGATCCGGTCGCACCGGGACCGGAGGGACAGGAACAGGCCCTCGCCACACTCACGCACCTGCTCGCCACTCATGAGCAATACCCCGCCTATGTCGTCGACCACGCGTGGAACATGCTCGACTACACGGGCCCCATGGCGACGTGGTTTCCTTGGGTCCGGGAGCCTGAAGCGAATCTCCTGCGTTGGGCTCTCACCACGCCGACGGCTCGCGAACAGATCACCGAATGGCCCCGGCACGCCGCGCTCTATCTCGCCCAGCTGCGATTCTCTCTGGCAACAAGTCGCAACAACAGGCAACTCGGGGAAATACTCGACGAGGTGCTCCAGGACCGTGAATGCCGGCGACTGTGGGAGCAGGACGCGAAGGTCATAGCCTATCGCCAGAGAAATAGTTTCCGACTGCGAATCCCGCATGTGGCGTCGGGGGACATAGTCGTCACATCACAGGTTCTGCTTCCCGCCTATCGGCAGGATCTCCGCTACGTGCTCCTGTTACCCGAGTCCGACTCGGCGACGCCTCGCAGCCAGGAACGACAATGA
- a CDS encoding non-ribosomal peptide synthetase, translated as MQTVDGLLQRACEKFADATATSSASEALSYTELLSRARKVADDLRAQGIGPGDAVGILGRRSASVIVAVFGVWISGGIVMLVDDALPDVRRQTMLDSGHARATVDCANGHQIALRPGSGPTDAGGPAGILDNEDYAYIAFTSGSTGKPKAIVGSHTGLSRFLEWQSGEFDIGPQDRFAHLTNLSFDVWFRDALTPLISGATLCIPDERHLDATGVREFLRSEEITGFHLVPSLGKVWMSGLTESDPTASVRLSFFAGEPLDGALVSRWQDLFPNCQVVNLYGPTETTLAQHFHRVPHRPAAGIQPVGRNLPQSRSRVLDEDRKPCADGVAGEIHIVAEHPSYGYLVDGRIVSPFVELHLDGERVLAYPTGDLGRRGADGDLEILGRADDQIKIAGVRIELQEVRSAIQSHPSVRDVFVCAQEDRFTKFIVAVVEGDATAERELRDYLGGRLMSAMLPSAYLFLPELPKLPNGKIDRKALSETARAHVQARARHAADEGPSGPKARSVADRLERIWLSVAGGGATSLADRESNFFDVGGTSLTIVVLHSEIQSEFGVRFPMVRLFEHASFNAQRRFLESMTKQPRKRVPGTSAATARAARSRVLTARRARRT; from the coding sequence GTGCAGACGGTCGACGGCCTGTTGCAGCGGGCGTGTGAGAAATTCGCTGACGCGACCGCAACCAGCTCCGCTTCAGAAGCCCTTTCATATACCGAACTCCTGTCGCGCGCCCGGAAAGTGGCGGACGACCTGCGAGCGCAGGGCATCGGGCCCGGCGACGCCGTCGGCATTCTCGGTCGACGCAGCGCGTCGGTGATCGTGGCCGTCTTCGGTGTGTGGATTTCTGGGGGGATCGTCATGCTCGTCGATGACGCACTGCCGGATGTGCGTCGGCAGACCATGCTGGACTCCGGTCACGCGCGGGCGACCGTCGACTGCGCGAACGGCCACCAAATCGCTTTGCGGCCCGGCTCCGGGCCCACGGACGCAGGCGGTCCGGCCGGGATTCTCGACAACGAGGACTACGCCTATATCGCCTTCACCTCAGGGTCCACGGGGAAGCCCAAGGCGATCGTCGGAAGCCACACGGGGTTGTCCCGGTTCCTGGAATGGCAGTCCGGCGAATTCGACATCGGTCCGCAGGATCGATTCGCCCATCTCACCAACCTGTCTTTCGACGTCTGGTTCCGAGACGCCCTGACGCCCCTGATCTCGGGCGCCACACTGTGTATTCCGGATGAACGGCACCTCGACGCCACCGGAGTACGGGAGTTCCTGCGCAGCGAGGAGATCACGGGCTTCCACCTGGTCCCCTCGCTCGGCAAGGTATGGATGTCCGGCCTCACGGAGAGCGATCCGACGGCGAGCGTCCGGTTGTCCTTCTTCGCGGGCGAGCCTCTGGACGGCGCCCTGGTCAGCAGGTGGCAGGATCTCTTTCCGAACTGCCAGGTGGTCAACCTCTACGGCCCGACCGAGACGACACTGGCCCAGCACTTCCACCGGGTGCCGCACCGGCCGGCCGCCGGCATCCAGCCGGTGGGCCGCAACCTCCCCCAGTCGCGCAGCCGTGTCCTGGACGAGGACAGGAAGCCCTGCGCCGACGGTGTCGCCGGGGAGATCCACATCGTGGCGGAGCACCCCTCGTACGGCTATCTGGTCGACGGCCGGATCGTCTCGCCGTTCGTCGAACTCCACCTCGACGGGGAGCGGGTCCTCGCCTACCCGACCGGGGATCTCGGGCGGCGCGGCGCGGACGGCGACCTGGAGATCCTCGGCCGGGCGGACGACCAGATCAAGATCGCGGGCGTCCGGATCGAACTGCAGGAGGTGCGCTCCGCGATCCAGTCCCACCCCAGCGTCCGCGATGTCTTCGTCTGTGCGCAGGAGGACCGGTTCACCAAGTTCATCGTCGCGGTCGTCGAGGGGGACGCGACGGCCGAACGGGAACTGCGCGACTACCTGGGCGGGCGTCTGATGAGCGCGATGCTGCCCTCCGCCTACCTCTTTCTCCCCGAACTGCCCAAGCTCCCCAACGGGAAGATCGACCGTAAGGCGCTGTCCGAGACCGCTCGCGCCCATGTGCAGGCCCGGGCCCGGCACGCGGCCGACGAGGGACCGTCGGGTCCGAAGGCCCGGTCGGTCGCCGACCGGCTGGAGCGGATCTGGCTCTCCGTGGCCGGTGGCGGAGCCACCTCCCTGGCCGACCGTGAGTCGAACTTCTTCGACGTGGGAGGGACCTCGCTGACCATCGTCGTCCTCCACTCCGAGATCCAGAGCGAGTTCGGTGTGCGGTTCCCGATGGTCCGCCTCTTCGAGCACGCCTCCTTCAACGCGCAGCGCAGGTTCCTCGAGTCCATGACGAAGCAGCCGCGCAAGCGCGTACCGGGCACCTCGGCGGCCACGGCGCGCGCCGCACGCAGCCGCGTCCTGACGGCCAGGCGCGCCCGCCGGACCTGA